In Tepidisphaeraceae bacterium, a genomic segment contains:
- a CDS encoding phosphoglycerate kinase encodes MAKKTVADVDVKGKRVLMRVDFNVPLENGQITDDRRIAQALPTIKNVLDRGGRLILMSHLGRPKGGPEPKFSLKPAAERLAKLLGKPVHFTNDCIGADVEKTVAGLGDGEVALLENLRFYKQEEKNDPEFAAQLAKLADVYVNDAFGTAHREHASTFGVPQALTGRPRVIGFLIQKELKFLGEAITTPQKPFVAIMGGAKVSDKIAVIENLLSKADTLLIGGAMAYTFFLAQGKEVGKSLVEKDKVDLAKELLAKAAGKIKLPVDTVISDKMSDDAVTRIVEGNIPSDMEGFDIGPKTAALYAAEIARAKTVIWNGPMGVFEKKPFAAGTKAVAQACAAATKNGAITIIGGGDSAAAVEQLGLSEKVSHVSTGGGASLEFLESGEFSTLNLLD; translated from the coding sequence ATGGCAAAGAAAACTGTTGCGGATGTGGATGTGAAGGGCAAGCGGGTGCTGATGCGGGTGGACTTCAACGTCCCGCTGGAGAACGGCCAGATCACCGACGATCGCCGCATCGCCCAGGCGCTGCCGACCATTAAGAACGTCCTCGACCGCGGCGGCCGCCTCATTCTGATGAGCCACCTCGGCCGGCCCAAGGGTGGCCCCGAGCCCAAGTTCTCCCTGAAGCCCGCCGCCGAGCGATTGGCCAAGCTGCTGGGCAAGCCCGTCCACTTCACCAATGATTGCATCGGCGCCGACGTCGAGAAGACCGTCGCCGGCCTAGGCGATGGCGAGGTCGCGCTGCTCGAGAATTTGCGCTTCTACAAGCAGGAAGAGAAGAACGACCCCGAGTTCGCCGCCCAGTTGGCCAAGCTGGCCGACGTCTACGTCAACGACGCCTTCGGCACCGCCCACCGCGAGCACGCCAGCACGTTCGGCGTCCCCCAGGCCCTCACCGGCCGCCCGCGCGTCATCGGCTTCCTCATCCAAAAGGAACTCAAGTTCCTCGGCGAAGCCATCACCACCCCGCAAAAGCCCTTCGTCGCCATCATGGGCGGCGCCAAGGTCAGCGATAAGATCGCCGTCATCGAAAACCTGTTGTCCAAGGCCGACACGCTGCTCATTGGCGGCGCGATGGCCTACACCTTCTTCCTGGCCCAGGGCAAGGAAGTCGGCAAGAGCCTCGTCGAGAAGGACAAAGTCGACCTCGCCAAGGAACTGCTCGCCAAGGCCGCCGGCAAGATCAAGCTCCCCGTCGACACCGTCATTTCCGACAAGATGTCCGACGACGCCGTCACGCGCATCGTCGAGGGCAACATCCCCTCTGACATGGAAGGCTTCGACATCGGCCCCAAGACCGCCGCCCTGTACGCCGCCGAGATCGCCCGCGCCAAGACGGTCATCTGGAACGGCCCCATGGGCGTCTTCGAGAAAAAGCCCTTCGCCGCCGGCACCAAGGCCGTCGCCCAAGCCTGCGCCGCCGCGACGAAGAACGGCGCCATCACCATCATCGGTGGCGGCGATTCCGCCGCCGCCGTCGAACAACTGGGCCTCAGCGAAAAAGTCAGCCACGTCTCGACCGGCGGCGGGGCGAGCCTGGAGTTCCTCGAAAGCGGCGAGTTCAGCACGTTGAATTTACTGGACTAG
- the hisI gene encoding phosphoribosyl-AMP cyclohydrolase, giving the protein MDPLLDTLKYDANGLIPAIIQDHATGQVLMFAFMNRVSLEKTIETGQTHFFSRSRNKLWLKGESSGHTQDVKSIATDCDKDVVLIKVEQHGAACHDGYYSCFYRQHEKEGDWKIIGTKVFDPEKVYTK; this is encoded by the coding sequence ATGGACCCCCTGCTAGACACGCTGAAGTACGATGCGAACGGCCTGATCCCCGCGATCATCCAGGATCACGCGACCGGCCAGGTGCTGATGTTCGCGTTTATGAACCGCGTTTCGCTCGAGAAGACGATCGAGACCGGCCAGACGCACTTCTTCTCGCGCAGCCGAAACAAGCTGTGGCTGAAGGGCGAAAGCAGCGGCCACACGCAGGACGTGAAGTCGATCGCGACCGATTGCGATAAGGACGTCGTCCTGATTAAGGTCGAACAGCACGGGGCGGCGTGCCACGACGGGTACTACTCCTGCTTCTATCGCCAGCATGAGAAAGAGGGCGATTGGAAGATCATTGGCACGAAGGTGTTCGACCCGGAGAAGGTGTATACGAAGTAA
- the galU gene encoding UTP--glucose-1-phosphate uridylyltransferase GalU has protein sequence MNITKAVIPAAGFGTRMLPAAKAVPKELLPILDRPTIQFVVEEAAAGGIDDVLLITSRDKRAVEDHFDRNKELEDRLKAGGKEALLASLAKLASVKVHSVRQPDQRGLGDAVYQAKRHVGNEPFLCLLGDTIFSGDVGPASQLVEAYKEFGTSVIGVEEVPPEKVDRYGIVGGEMVRDGVLRLNALVEKPSKENAPSRYAIAARYVLSPRIFDALERTPAGKGGEIQLTDAMKLLLADEPIHAVVLKGKRHDIGNPVDWLKTNLLYAWRDAKLREQIEPMLRELLR, from the coding sequence ATGAACATCACGAAAGCCGTCATCCCCGCTGCCGGGTTCGGAACCCGCATGTTGCCCGCCGCCAAGGCGGTGCCGAAAGAGCTGTTGCCGATCCTCGATCGCCCGACCATCCAGTTCGTCGTCGAAGAGGCGGCCGCCGGTGGCATCGACGACGTGCTGCTCATCACCTCGCGCGACAAGCGCGCCGTCGAAGATCACTTCGACCGCAACAAGGAACTCGAGGACCGCTTGAAGGCCGGCGGCAAGGAAGCGCTGCTCGCATCGCTGGCGAAACTGGCCAGCGTGAAGGTGCACTCGGTGCGCCAGCCCGACCAGCGCGGCTTGGGCGACGCCGTCTACCAGGCCAAGCGCCACGTCGGCAACGAGCCGTTCCTCTGCCTGCTGGGCGACACGATCTTCAGCGGCGACGTCGGCCCGGCATCGCAGTTGGTCGAGGCGTACAAGGAGTTCGGCACGAGCGTGATCGGCGTCGAAGAGGTGCCGCCGGAGAAGGTGGACCGCTACGGCATCGTGGGCGGCGAGATGGTGCGCGACGGCGTGCTGCGGTTGAACGCGCTCGTGGAGAAGCCGTCGAAGGAGAACGCGCCGAGCCGTTACGCGATCGCGGCGCGCTACGTGCTGTCGCCGCGCATCTTCGACGCGCTGGAACGCACTCCTGCGGGCAAGGGTGGCGAAATTCAACTGACCGACGCGATGAAGTTGCTGCTCGCCGACGAGCCGATTCACGCGGTGGTGCTGAAGGGCAAGCGCCACGACATCGGCAACCCGGTCGACTGGCTGAAGACCAACCTGCTCTACGCGTGGCGCGACGCGAAGCTGCGCGAGCAGATCGAACCGATGCTGCGCGAACTCCTGCGATAG
- a CDS encoding ATP-dependent Clp protease adaptor ClpS, translated as MSHADTPTTQVKSSTQAKQTPKSLPPYKVVLLDDNDHTVEYVMVMLKQLFGIPQEAGYLLAMEVDANGWAVVVTTHKERAELKREQIHAYGPDHAVATCKGSMSAYIEPADAGA; from the coding sequence ATGTCACACGCGGATACACCCACAACGCAAGTGAAGTCGTCGACGCAGGCGAAGCAGACGCCCAAGTCGTTGCCGCCGTACAAGGTGGTGTTGTTGGACGACAACGACCACACCGTGGAGTACGTGATGGTGATGCTGAAGCAGCTGTTCGGCATTCCGCAGGAGGCCGGTTACCTGCTGGCGATGGAGGTCGACGCCAACGGCTGGGCGGTGGTGGTGACGACGCACAAGGAGCGCGCCGAGCTGAAGCGCGAGCAGATCCACGCCTACGGCCCCGACCACGCCGTCGCGACGTGCAAGGGCAGCATGAGCGCCTACATCGAACCGGCCGACGCGGGCGCGTGA
- a CDS encoding DUF6798 domain-containing protein: protein MESHYLNPQISLVDDPLRERRGFSWADGFAIAYGVVVTLVLGYYQFGLSNHTVYLLDGLHKMNRSTLANDWFTTETFQYHALFGLLTRLLWSNIQTAFLLGYLGLVVLLHTAWFLLTRRAGGGRFAYMLSVLFVYASGGGAALGAYGFLQDSAFLPSNISSVALLWGILLWLLNRPMAAAVGFGIAAAFHLNYAVVAPVIWLAILFWDAWDTLRGRLEPVHDPVVFQSLNWTKIFSTLVALVPAGVSILLALRAMPQTGAKLPLQEFLDLYVHLRHPHHYDPLSWPKAMWIACAWPILPAMWAAWRATQVGRAVGVVPITWLRGTRLTILFLAILGAAFYFAGWTFIDERLVQMSLFRFSIYPQLFLCIAVAIWISHVRPLWALSRPLVALALPAGLIYATLRFTDGQRFLIDDPFFQTLNARPMVIACGLSLIPFLTILVDRYIYRRQQVYGAALLALGSLTLFGWSPENYGLLIPRPDAGMNAVTAWARKRTPPDAVFLVPPDEETFRLAARRAIVVNFKGVPQLSTELPQWRDRLESVLDLDDLRTLSTPMPATLREIRRIYNDLPPEYLRATAEKWGARYIVTTRSFDEALGGKPVFTAPGDAYFVYDLSPRE from the coding sequence TTGGAATCACATTATCTCAATCCGCAGATTTCCTTGGTCGACGACCCGTTGCGCGAGCGGCGGGGGTTCAGCTGGGCCGATGGGTTCGCTATCGCGTACGGTGTCGTGGTGACGCTGGTGCTGGGGTACTACCAGTTCGGGCTGAGCAATCACACGGTCTACCTGCTCGACGGCCTGCACAAGATGAACCGGTCGACGCTGGCCAACGACTGGTTCACCACCGAGACGTTTCAATACCATGCGCTGTTCGGCCTGCTGACGCGCCTGCTGTGGTCGAACATTCAGACGGCGTTCCTCCTCGGCTACCTCGGGCTGGTCGTGCTATTGCACACGGCGTGGTTCCTGCTGACCCGCCGGGCAGGGGGTGGGCGATTCGCGTACATGCTGTCGGTGCTGTTCGTTTACGCTTCGGGCGGTGGGGCGGCGTTGGGGGCGTACGGGTTTTTGCAGGACAGCGCGTTTCTGCCGAGCAACATCTCCAGCGTCGCGCTGCTGTGGGGCATCCTGCTGTGGCTGCTGAACCGGCCTATGGCCGCAGCGGTGGGGTTTGGCATCGCGGCGGCGTTTCACCTGAACTATGCGGTGGTCGCGCCGGTGATCTGGCTCGCCATTCTGTTCTGGGACGCCTGGGACACCCTCCGCGGCCGGCTGGAACCGGTACACGATCCGGTCGTCTTCCAATCGTTGAACTGGACGAAGATCTTCTCCACCCTCGTCGCGCTGGTCCCGGCGGGCGTCAGCATCCTGCTGGCTCTGCGGGCGATGCCGCAGACGGGCGCGAAGCTGCCGCTGCAGGAGTTCCTGGACCTGTACGTCCACCTGCGCCACCCGCATCACTACGACCCGCTAAGCTGGCCAAAGGCGATGTGGATCGCCTGCGCCTGGCCGATCCTGCCGGCGATGTGGGCGGCGTGGCGCGCGACACAGGTGGGGCGGGCGGTCGGGGTGGTGCCGATTACCTGGCTGCGCGGCACGCGGTTGACGATTTTGTTCCTGGCGATCTTGGGCGCGGCGTTCTACTTCGCCGGTTGGACGTTCATCGACGAGCGGCTAGTGCAGATGAGCCTCTTCCGCTTCAGCATCTACCCGCAGCTGTTTTTGTGCATCGCGGTGGCGATCTGGATCAGCCACGTGCGCCCGCTGTGGGCACTGTCGCGGCCGCTCGTCGCGCTGGCGCTGCCGGCGGGACTGATCTACGCGACGCTGCGGTTCACCGACGGCCAGCGGTTCCTGATCGACGATCCGTTCTTCCAGACGCTGAACGCCCGGCCGATGGTGATCGCGTGTGGGCTGTCGCTTATCCCGTTCCTCACCATCTTGGTCGACCGCTACATCTATCGCCGGCAGCAAGTGTACGGGGCGGCGTTGCTGGCGCTGGGATCGCTGACGCTGTTCGGCTGGTCGCCGGAGAATTATGGCCTGCTGATTCCCCGGCCCGACGCGGGCATGAACGCCGTGACGGCTTGGGCGCGTAAGCGCACGCCACCCGATGCGGTCTTCCTGGTGCCGCCGGACGAGGAGACGTTCCGCCTGGCTGCCCGGCGGGCGATCGTGGTGAACTTCAAGGGCGTGCCGCAACTGTCGACCGAACTGCCGCAATGGCGCGATCGGCTGGAAAGCGTGCTGGATCTGGACGATTTGCGCACGCTGTCCACGCCCATGCCCGCGACGCTGCGTGAGATCCGGCGGATCTACAACGACCTGCCGCCGGAATATCTGCGGGCGACCGCGGAGAAATGGGGCGCGCGGTATATCGTGACGACGCGATCGTTCGATGAAGCGTTGGGTGGGAAGCCGGTCTTCACGGCCCCGGGCGATGCGTACTTCGTGTACGACCTGTCGCCCCGCGAGTAG